A single genomic interval of Osmia lignaria lignaria isolate PbOS001 chromosome 9, iyOsmLign1, whole genome shotgun sequence harbors:
- the LOC117608573 gene encoding uncharacterized protein LOC117608573 isoform X1 has protein sequence MCNFHSCYECIQTYHLGCCWRRKWYFIMGFVLGGSIMLLLLRESTYNPDISQNSIEPNINMDGELRNVYKEVTNRWYNLTDDDKWYNSRIFSKSDSKSWKRYMTEIRQNWILWKHNSNKPYNLEHPEIEDPSMGQASVIRKIFQDKKNGFFVECGAYDGETRSNTLVLERFLDWTGLLVEADSINFSKMILKNRKSYLSPICFGLQPYPTVNTFLMADNVGRLHDPNADNTMPNSKDVAYSGVHIKVQCFPFAHLMGALNVTTVNYFSLDIEGHELEVLKTIPFDEINIETLSVEYAHVASGKKKLIDFMESKGYYVHSFLVRSDRLANDIIFTKYNYDTFNSTWN, from the exons atgtGTAACTTCCACTCATGTTACGAATGTATTCAAACGTACCATCTCGGATGTTGTTGGAGACGAAAATGGTACTTCATCATGGGTTTTGTACTTGGAGGGTCAATTATGTTATTATTGTTACGAGAATCAACGTACAATCCAGATATCTCACAAAATTCGATAGAACCGAATATTAATATGGACGGTGAATTAAGAAATGTTTACAAGGAGG TTACCAACAGATGGTATAACCTTACCGACG ATGATAAATGGTACAATAGTAGAATATTCTCGAAATCGGACTCAAAAAGTTGGAAGCGTTATATGACCGAAATCCGACAGAATTGGATAttgtggaaacataattcaaatAAACCTTATAATTTGGAGCATCCAGAGATCGAGGATCCATCCATGGGTCAAGCCAGTGTTATTCGTAAAATTTTCCAAGATAAG AAGAATGGATTCTTCGTGGAATGTGGTGCTTATGATGGAGAAACACGAAGTAACACGTTGGTCCTGGAACGATTTCTCGATTGGACAGGTCTCCTGGTAGAAGCTGATTCCATCAACTTCAGTAAGATGATACTGAAGAACCGGAAGTCTTACCTATCGCCTATTTGCTTTGGTCTTCAGCCATATCCCACGGTG AATACTTTCCTGATGGCTGACAATGTAGGACGTCTTCACGACCCAAATGCAGACAACACAATGCCAAATTCAAAGGATGTTGCGTACAGTGGTGTTCACATCAAAGTTCAATGTTTTCCATTCGCTCATTTGATGGGAGCTCTTAACGTGACCACTGTTAATTATTTTAGTCTTGATATCGAGGGCCACGAGCTTGAGGTACTGAAAACGATTCCGTTCGATGAGATAAACATCGAG ACACTATCGGTGGAGTACGCTCACGTTGCATCTGGTAAAAAGAAGCTGATCGATTTCATGGAATCGAAGGGTTATTACGTTCATTCCTTCCTCGTTAGATCCGATCGTCTGGCTAACGATATAATATTCACGAAATACAACTATGACACGTTTAATTCGACATG GAATTGA
- the LOC117608573 gene encoding uncharacterized protein LOC117608573 isoform X2, with protein sequence MCNFHSCYECIQTYHLGCCWRRKWYFIMGFVLGGSIMLLLLRESTYNPDISQNSIEPNINMDGELRNVYKEVTNRWYNLTDDDKWYNSRIFSKSDSKSWKRYMTEIRQNWILWKHNSNKPYNLEHPEIEDPSMGQASVIRKIFQDKKNGFFVECGAYDGETRSNTLVLERFLDWTGLLVEADSINFSKMILKNRKSYLSPICFGLQPYPTVNTFLMADNVGRLHDPNADNTMPNSKDVAYSGVHIKVQCFPFAHLMGALNVTTVNYFSLDIEGHELEVLKTIPFDEINIETLSVEYAHVASGKKKLIDFMESKGYYVHSFLVRSDRLANDIIFTKYNYDTFNST encoded by the exons atgtGTAACTTCCACTCATGTTACGAATGTATTCAAACGTACCATCTCGGATGTTGTTGGAGACGAAAATGGTACTTCATCATGGGTTTTGTACTTGGAGGGTCAATTATGTTATTATTGTTACGAGAATCAACGTACAATCCAGATATCTCACAAAATTCGATAGAACCGAATATTAATATGGACGGTGAATTAAGAAATGTTTACAAGGAGG TTACCAACAGATGGTATAACCTTACCGACG ATGATAAATGGTACAATAGTAGAATATTCTCGAAATCGGACTCAAAAAGTTGGAAGCGTTATATGACCGAAATCCGACAGAATTGGATAttgtggaaacataattcaaatAAACCTTATAATTTGGAGCATCCAGAGATCGAGGATCCATCCATGGGTCAAGCCAGTGTTATTCGTAAAATTTTCCAAGATAAG AAGAATGGATTCTTCGTGGAATGTGGTGCTTATGATGGAGAAACACGAAGTAACACGTTGGTCCTGGAACGATTTCTCGATTGGACAGGTCTCCTGGTAGAAGCTGATTCCATCAACTTCAGTAAGATGATACTGAAGAACCGGAAGTCTTACCTATCGCCTATTTGCTTTGGTCTTCAGCCATATCCCACGGTG AATACTTTCCTGATGGCTGACAATGTAGGACGTCTTCACGACCCAAATGCAGACAACACAATGCCAAATTCAAAGGATGTTGCGTACAGTGGTGTTCACATCAAAGTTCAATGTTTTCCATTCGCTCATTTGATGGGAGCTCTTAACGTGACCACTGTTAATTATTTTAGTCTTGATATCGAGGGCCACGAGCTTGAGGTACTGAAAACGATTCCGTTCGATGAGATAAACATCGAG ACACTATCGGTGGAGTACGCTCACGTTGCATCTGGTAAAAAGAAGCTGATCGATTTCATGGAATCGAAGGGTTATTACGTTCATTCCTTCCTCGTTAGATCCGATCGTCTGGCTAACGATATAATATTCACGAAATACAACTATGACACGTTTAATTCGACATG A
- the LOC117608573 gene encoding uncharacterized protein LOC117608573 isoform X3, producing the protein MCNFHSCYECIQTYHLGCCWRRKWYFIMGFVLGGSIMLLLLRESTYNPDISQNSIEPNINMDGELRNVYKEDDKWYNSRIFSKSDSKSWKRYMTEIRQNWILWKHNSNKPYNLEHPEIEDPSMGQASVIRKIFQDKKNGFFVECGAYDGETRSNTLVLERFLDWTGLLVEADSINFSKMILKNRKSYLSPICFGLQPYPTVNTFLMADNVGRLHDPNADNTMPNSKDVAYSGVHIKVQCFPFAHLMGALNVTTVNYFSLDIEGHELEVLKTIPFDEINIETLSVEYAHVASGKKKLIDFMESKGYYVHSFLVRSDRLANDIIFTKYNYDTFNSTWN; encoded by the exons atgtGTAACTTCCACTCATGTTACGAATGTATTCAAACGTACCATCTCGGATGTTGTTGGAGACGAAAATGGTACTTCATCATGGGTTTTGTACTTGGAGGGTCAATTATGTTATTATTGTTACGAGAATCAACGTACAATCCAGATATCTCACAAAATTCGATAGAACCGAATATTAATATGGACGGTGAATTAAGAAATGTTTACAAGGAGG ATGATAAATGGTACAATAGTAGAATATTCTCGAAATCGGACTCAAAAAGTTGGAAGCGTTATATGACCGAAATCCGACAGAATTGGATAttgtggaaacataattcaaatAAACCTTATAATTTGGAGCATCCAGAGATCGAGGATCCATCCATGGGTCAAGCCAGTGTTATTCGTAAAATTTTCCAAGATAAG AAGAATGGATTCTTCGTGGAATGTGGTGCTTATGATGGAGAAACACGAAGTAACACGTTGGTCCTGGAACGATTTCTCGATTGGACAGGTCTCCTGGTAGAAGCTGATTCCATCAACTTCAGTAAGATGATACTGAAGAACCGGAAGTCTTACCTATCGCCTATTTGCTTTGGTCTTCAGCCATATCCCACGGTG AATACTTTCCTGATGGCTGACAATGTAGGACGTCTTCACGACCCAAATGCAGACAACACAATGCCAAATTCAAAGGATGTTGCGTACAGTGGTGTTCACATCAAAGTTCAATGTTTTCCATTCGCTCATTTGATGGGAGCTCTTAACGTGACCACTGTTAATTATTTTAGTCTTGATATCGAGGGCCACGAGCTTGAGGTACTGAAAACGATTCCGTTCGATGAGATAAACATCGAG ACACTATCGGTGGAGTACGCTCACGTTGCATCTGGTAAAAAGAAGCTGATCGATTTCATGGAATCGAAGGGTTATTACGTTCATTCCTTCCTCGTTAGATCCGATCGTCTGGCTAACGATATAATATTCACGAAATACAACTATGACACGTTTAATTCGACATG GAATTGA
- the ETHR gene encoding ecdysis triggering hormone receptor isoform X3 yields the protein MLSTVSSVSLEFNSSYYATVIGNNSLDGLSVIESENSTKGLYMLPAYIRTTSMVVCIIVMALGIVGNLMVPLVVFRGKDMRNSTNIFLVNLSVADLCVLLICTPTVLVEVNSGPQVWPLGEHMCKAVPFVELTVAHASVLTILAISFERYYAICEPLRAGYVCTKARATFLCLLAWVAAALCTSPILLMVSYEVEKNTDGTYISTCNIVANSDWASGFIVTTILVFFVIPLLILVILYTVIARHLMTNPTISRGSSNNLLKYRKQVMLMLGTVVLCFFLCLLPFRAFTLWILVVPPKMITDLGIEGYFTLLYFCRVMLYLNSAINPILYNLMSTKFREGFLRLCGLAPTRRKKKKTSGDKTGTYTTGSTNCSSNHSDFWRRHSSNKSSSVKRSEVYSHSENVNDIE from the exons ATGTTGTCCACCGTGTCCAGCGTGTCCCTCGAATTCAATTCCTCCTACTATGCGACCGTGATTGGGAACAACAGTCTCGATGGATTATCCG TGATCGAGTCTGAGAATTCAACGAAAGGACTTTACATGTTGCCAGCTTACATTCGCACCACGTCCATGGTTGTCTGCATAATAGTGATGGCCCTCGGTATAGTGGGCAATCTTATG GTGCCATTGGTGGTATTCCGGGGTAAGGACATGAGGAACAGTACCAACATCTTCCTGGTGAATCTGAGCGTGGCCGACCTTTGCGTTCTACTCATCTGCACGCCCACCGTCCTCGTCGAGGTCAATTCCGGGCCGCAAGTATGGCCACTCGGCGAACACATGT GTAAAGCAGTGCCGTTTGTCGAGTTGACTGTGGCCCATGCATCGGTTCTTACAATCTTGGCGATCAGCTTCGAACGATATTACGCGATCTGCGAACCTTTACGAGCAGG atACGTATGCACGAAGGCCAGAGCCACGTTCCTTTGCCTGCTGGCGTGGGTGGCCGCGGCACTTTGCACGAg CCCCATCCTGCTGATGGTCAGCTACGAGGTGGAGAAGAACACGGACGGTACGTACATTTCCACCTGCAACATCGTAGCGAACTCGGACTGGGCGAGCGGTTTCATCGTGACGACGATACTCGTGTTCTTCGTGATACCCCTGCTGATCCTGGTGATACTGTACACGGTGATCGCGAGACACCTGATGACGAATCCAACGATAAGCCGCGGTTCGTCGAACAATTTGCTCAAATATCGCAAACAGGTGATGCTGATGTTAGGTACGGTGGTGCTCTGTTTCTTTTTGTGTTTGCTACCGTTCAGAGCATTCACCCTTTGGATCCTGGTCGTGCCGCCCAAGATGATCACCGATCTGGGTATCGAGGGTTACTTCACCCTTCTGTACTTTTGTCGAGTGATGCTCTACCTGAATTCCGCCATCAATCCGATCCTTTACAACCTGATGTCCACGAAATTCCGCGAAGGTTTCCTTAGGCTGTGCGGTCTAGCTCCGAccaggaggaaaaagaagaaaacctcTGGCGACAAGACTGGCACCTATACCACTGGTTCCACTAACTGCAGCAGCAATCATTCGGATTTCTGGAGGAGACACAGCAGCAACAAAAGCAGCAGCGTTAAG AGATCAGAGGTTTATAGTCATTCTGAGAATGTCAACGATATAGAATAA
- the ETHR gene encoding ecdysis triggering hormone receptor isoform X6 translates to MRNSTNIFLVNLSVADLCVLLICTPTVLVEVNSGPQVWPLGEHMCKAVPFVELTVAHASVLTILAISFERYYAICEPLRAGYVCTKARATFLCLLAWVAAALCTSPILLMVSYEVEKNTDGTYISTCNIVANSDWASGFIVTTILVFFVIPLLILVILYTVIARHLMTNPTISRGSSNNLLKYRKQVMLMLGTVVLCFFLCLLPFRAFTLWILVVPPKMITDLGIEGYFTLLYFCRVMLYLNSAINPILYNLMSTKFREGFLRLCGLAPTRRKKKKTSGDKTGTYTTGSTNCSSNHSDFWRRHSSNKSSSVKVPSSNSSGEKQIKLPLQTAVVSGNIVRKKQESYV, encoded by the exons ATGAGGAACAGTACCAACATCTTCCTGGTGAATCTGAGCGTGGCCGACCTTTGCGTTCTACTCATCTGCACGCCCACCGTCCTCGTCGAGGTCAATTCCGGGCCGCAAGTATGGCCACTCGGCGAACACATGT GTAAAGCAGTGCCGTTTGTCGAGTTGACTGTGGCCCATGCATCGGTTCTTACAATCTTGGCGATCAGCTTCGAACGATATTACGCGATCTGCGAACCTTTACGAGCAGG atACGTATGCACGAAGGCCAGAGCCACGTTCCTTTGCCTGCTGGCGTGGGTGGCCGCGGCACTTTGCACGAg CCCCATCCTGCTGATGGTCAGCTACGAGGTGGAGAAGAACACGGACGGTACGTACATTTCCACCTGCAACATCGTAGCGAACTCGGACTGGGCGAGCGGTTTCATCGTGACGACGATACTCGTGTTCTTCGTGATACCCCTGCTGATCCTGGTGATACTGTACACGGTGATCGCGAGACACCTGATGACGAATCCAACGATAAGCCGCGGTTCGTCGAACAATTTGCTCAAATATCGCAAACAGGTGATGCTGATGTTAGGTACGGTGGTGCTCTGTTTCTTTTTGTGTTTGCTACCGTTCAGAGCATTCACCCTTTGGATCCTGGTCGTGCCGCCCAAGATGATCACCGATCTGGGTATCGAGGGTTACTTCACCCTTCTGTACTTTTGTCGAGTGATGCTCTACCTGAATTCCGCCATCAATCCGATCCTTTACAACCTGATGTCCACGAAATTCCGCGAAGGTTTCCTTAGGCTGTGCGGTCTAGCTCCGAccaggaggaaaaagaagaaaacctcTGGCGACAAGACTGGCACCTATACCACTGGTTCCACTAACTGCAGCAGCAATCATTCGGATTTCTGGAGGAGACACAGCAGCAACAAAAGCAGCAGCGTTAAGGTACCGAGCAGCAATTCGAGCGGGGAGAAACAGATCAAACTTCCGCTTCAGACGGCGGTCGTTAGCGGTAACATTGTCAGAAAGAAACAGGAGAGTTATGTTTGA
- the ETHR gene encoding ecdysis triggering hormone receptor isoform X1 translates to MLSTVSSVSLEFNSSYYATVIGNNSLDGLSVIESENSTKGLYMLPAYIRTTSMVVCIIVMALGIVGNLMVPLVVFRGKDMRNSTNIFLVNLSVADLCVLLICTPTVLVEVNSGPQVWPLGEHMCKAVPFVELTVAHASVLTILAISFERYYAICEPLRAGYVCTKARATFLCLLAWVAAALCTSPILLMVSYEVEKNTDGTYISTCNIVANSDWASGFIVTTILVFFVIPLLILVILYTVIARHLMTNPTISRGSSNNLLKYRKQVMLMLGTVVLCFFLCLLPFRAFTLWILVVPPKMITDLGIEGYFTLLYFCRVMLYLNSAINPILYNLMSTKFREGFLRLCGLAPTRRKKKKTSGDKTGTYTTGSTNCSSNHSDFWRRHSSNKSSSVKVPSSNSSGEKQIKLPLQTAVVSGNIVRKKQESYV, encoded by the exons ATGTTGTCCACCGTGTCCAGCGTGTCCCTCGAATTCAATTCCTCCTACTATGCGACCGTGATTGGGAACAACAGTCTCGATGGATTATCCG TGATCGAGTCTGAGAATTCAACGAAAGGACTTTACATGTTGCCAGCTTACATTCGCACCACGTCCATGGTTGTCTGCATAATAGTGATGGCCCTCGGTATAGTGGGCAATCTTATG GTGCCATTGGTGGTATTCCGGGGTAAGGACATGAGGAACAGTACCAACATCTTCCTGGTGAATCTGAGCGTGGCCGACCTTTGCGTTCTACTCATCTGCACGCCCACCGTCCTCGTCGAGGTCAATTCCGGGCCGCAAGTATGGCCACTCGGCGAACACATGT GTAAAGCAGTGCCGTTTGTCGAGTTGACTGTGGCCCATGCATCGGTTCTTACAATCTTGGCGATCAGCTTCGAACGATATTACGCGATCTGCGAACCTTTACGAGCAGG atACGTATGCACGAAGGCCAGAGCCACGTTCCTTTGCCTGCTGGCGTGGGTGGCCGCGGCACTTTGCACGAg CCCCATCCTGCTGATGGTCAGCTACGAGGTGGAGAAGAACACGGACGGTACGTACATTTCCACCTGCAACATCGTAGCGAACTCGGACTGGGCGAGCGGTTTCATCGTGACGACGATACTCGTGTTCTTCGTGATACCCCTGCTGATCCTGGTGATACTGTACACGGTGATCGCGAGACACCTGATGACGAATCCAACGATAAGCCGCGGTTCGTCGAACAATTTGCTCAAATATCGCAAACAGGTGATGCTGATGTTAGGTACGGTGGTGCTCTGTTTCTTTTTGTGTTTGCTACCGTTCAGAGCATTCACCCTTTGGATCCTGGTCGTGCCGCCCAAGATGATCACCGATCTGGGTATCGAGGGTTACTTCACCCTTCTGTACTTTTGTCGAGTGATGCTCTACCTGAATTCCGCCATCAATCCGATCCTTTACAACCTGATGTCCACGAAATTCCGCGAAGGTTTCCTTAGGCTGTGCGGTCTAGCTCCGAccaggaggaaaaagaagaaaacctcTGGCGACAAGACTGGCACCTATACCACTGGTTCCACTAACTGCAGCAGCAATCATTCGGATTTCTGGAGGAGACACAGCAGCAACAAAAGCAGCAGCGTTAAGGTACCGAGCAGCAATTCGAGCGGGGAGAAACAGATCAAACTTCCGCTTCAGACGGCGGTCGTTAGCGGTAACATTGTCAGAAAGAAACAGGAGAGTTATGTTTGA
- the ETHR gene encoding ecdysis triggering hormone receptor isoform X2 codes for MINTVLLKREQQESTVIESENSTKGLYMLPAYIRTTSMVVCIIVMALGIVGNLMVPLVVFRGKDMRNSTNIFLVNLSVADLCVLLICTPTVLVEVNSGPQVWPLGEHMCKAVPFVELTVAHASVLTILAISFERYYAICEPLRAGYVCTKARATFLCLLAWVAAALCTSPILLMVSYEVEKNTDGTYISTCNIVANSDWASGFIVTTILVFFVIPLLILVILYTVIARHLMTNPTISRGSSNNLLKYRKQVMLMLGTVVLCFFLCLLPFRAFTLWILVVPPKMITDLGIEGYFTLLYFCRVMLYLNSAINPILYNLMSTKFREGFLRLCGLAPTRRKKKKTSGDKTGTYTTGSTNCSSNHSDFWRRHSSNKSSSVKVPSSNSSGEKQIKLPLQTAVVSGNIVRKKQESYV; via the exons ATGATTAATACTGTTCTTCTAAAGCGAGAGCAACAAGAATCGACAG TGATCGAGTCTGAGAATTCAACGAAAGGACTTTACATGTTGCCAGCTTACATTCGCACCACGTCCATGGTTGTCTGCATAATAGTGATGGCCCTCGGTATAGTGGGCAATCTTATG GTGCCATTGGTGGTATTCCGGGGTAAGGACATGAGGAACAGTACCAACATCTTCCTGGTGAATCTGAGCGTGGCCGACCTTTGCGTTCTACTCATCTGCACGCCCACCGTCCTCGTCGAGGTCAATTCCGGGCCGCAAGTATGGCCACTCGGCGAACACATGT GTAAAGCAGTGCCGTTTGTCGAGTTGACTGTGGCCCATGCATCGGTTCTTACAATCTTGGCGATCAGCTTCGAACGATATTACGCGATCTGCGAACCTTTACGAGCAGG atACGTATGCACGAAGGCCAGAGCCACGTTCCTTTGCCTGCTGGCGTGGGTGGCCGCGGCACTTTGCACGAg CCCCATCCTGCTGATGGTCAGCTACGAGGTGGAGAAGAACACGGACGGTACGTACATTTCCACCTGCAACATCGTAGCGAACTCGGACTGGGCGAGCGGTTTCATCGTGACGACGATACTCGTGTTCTTCGTGATACCCCTGCTGATCCTGGTGATACTGTACACGGTGATCGCGAGACACCTGATGACGAATCCAACGATAAGCCGCGGTTCGTCGAACAATTTGCTCAAATATCGCAAACAGGTGATGCTGATGTTAGGTACGGTGGTGCTCTGTTTCTTTTTGTGTTTGCTACCGTTCAGAGCATTCACCCTTTGGATCCTGGTCGTGCCGCCCAAGATGATCACCGATCTGGGTATCGAGGGTTACTTCACCCTTCTGTACTTTTGTCGAGTGATGCTCTACCTGAATTCCGCCATCAATCCGATCCTTTACAACCTGATGTCCACGAAATTCCGCGAAGGTTTCCTTAGGCTGTGCGGTCTAGCTCCGAccaggaggaaaaagaagaaaacctcTGGCGACAAGACTGGCACCTATACCACTGGTTCCACTAACTGCAGCAGCAATCATTCGGATTTCTGGAGGAGACACAGCAGCAACAAAAGCAGCAGCGTTAAGGTACCGAGCAGCAATTCGAGCGGGGAGAAACAGATCAAACTTCCGCTTCAGACGGCGGTCGTTAGCGGTAACATTGTCAGAAAGAAACAGGAGAGTTATGTTTGA
- the ETHR gene encoding ecdysis triggering hormone receptor isoform X4: MLPAYIRTTSMVVCIIVMALGIVGNLMVPLVVFRGKDMRNSTNIFLVNLSVADLCVLLICTPTVLVEVNSGPQVWPLGEHMCKAVPFVELTVAHASVLTILAISFERYYAICEPLRAGYVCTKARATFLCLLAWVAAALCTSPILLMVSYEVEKNTDGTYISTCNIVANSDWASGFIVTTILVFFVIPLLILVILYTVIARHLMTNPTISRGSSNNLLKYRKQVMLMLGTVVLCFFLCLLPFRAFTLWILVVPPKMITDLGIEGYFTLLYFCRVMLYLNSAINPILYNLMSTKFREGFLRLCGLAPTRRKKKKTSGDKTGTYTTGSTNCSSNHSDFWRRHSSNKSSSVKVPSSNSSGEKQIKLPLQTAVVSGNIVRKKQESYV; this comes from the exons ATGTTGCCAGCTTACATTCGCACCACGTCCATGGTTGTCTGCATAATAGTGATGGCCCTCGGTATAGTGGGCAATCTTATG GTGCCATTGGTGGTATTCCGGGGTAAGGACATGAGGAACAGTACCAACATCTTCCTGGTGAATCTGAGCGTGGCCGACCTTTGCGTTCTACTCATCTGCACGCCCACCGTCCTCGTCGAGGTCAATTCCGGGCCGCAAGTATGGCCACTCGGCGAACACATGT GTAAAGCAGTGCCGTTTGTCGAGTTGACTGTGGCCCATGCATCGGTTCTTACAATCTTGGCGATCAGCTTCGAACGATATTACGCGATCTGCGAACCTTTACGAGCAGG atACGTATGCACGAAGGCCAGAGCCACGTTCCTTTGCCTGCTGGCGTGGGTGGCCGCGGCACTTTGCACGAg CCCCATCCTGCTGATGGTCAGCTACGAGGTGGAGAAGAACACGGACGGTACGTACATTTCCACCTGCAACATCGTAGCGAACTCGGACTGGGCGAGCGGTTTCATCGTGACGACGATACTCGTGTTCTTCGTGATACCCCTGCTGATCCTGGTGATACTGTACACGGTGATCGCGAGACACCTGATGACGAATCCAACGATAAGCCGCGGTTCGTCGAACAATTTGCTCAAATATCGCAAACAGGTGATGCTGATGTTAGGTACGGTGGTGCTCTGTTTCTTTTTGTGTTTGCTACCGTTCAGAGCATTCACCCTTTGGATCCTGGTCGTGCCGCCCAAGATGATCACCGATCTGGGTATCGAGGGTTACTTCACCCTTCTGTACTTTTGTCGAGTGATGCTCTACCTGAATTCCGCCATCAATCCGATCCTTTACAACCTGATGTCCACGAAATTCCGCGAAGGTTTCCTTAGGCTGTGCGGTCTAGCTCCGAccaggaggaaaaagaagaaaacctcTGGCGACAAGACTGGCACCTATACCACTGGTTCCACTAACTGCAGCAGCAATCATTCGGATTTCTGGAGGAGACACAGCAGCAACAAAAGCAGCAGCGTTAAGGTACCGAGCAGCAATTCGAGCGGGGAGAAACAGATCAAACTTCCGCTTCAGACGGCGGTCGTTAGCGGTAACATTGTCAGAAAGAAACAGGAGAGTTATGTTTGA
- the ETHR gene encoding ecdysis triggering hormone receptor isoform X5, translating into MLSTVSSVSLEFNSSYYATVIGNNSLDGLSVIESENSTKGLYMLPAYIRTTSMVVCIIVMALGIVGNLMVPLVVFRGKDMRNSTNIFLVNLSVADLCVLLICTPTVLVEVNSGPQVWPLGEHMCKAVPFVELTVAHASVLTILAISFERYYAICEPLRAGYVCTKARATFLCLLAWVAAALCTSPIIWVSQYQKMRLKESKDDQDQRNFIPVCLTSVDTTVTTVFFLFLVLFFYLLPLLILMILYALIIRNLVPDSSNTSDTYHARAKRHVITMLMSVVLSFFLCLTPYRILIFYIIVAPAEQIAAIDRDTFFAFLNFSRIMFYLHSAVDPILYNLMSSKFRRGFLQLCRCRKSNRLKSSFTGTRKTDSTEQENFV; encoded by the exons ATGTTGTCCACCGTGTCCAGCGTGTCCCTCGAATTCAATTCCTCCTACTATGCGACCGTGATTGGGAACAACAGTCTCGATGGATTATCCG TGATCGAGTCTGAGAATTCAACGAAAGGACTTTACATGTTGCCAGCTTACATTCGCACCACGTCCATGGTTGTCTGCATAATAGTGATGGCCCTCGGTATAGTGGGCAATCTTATG GTGCCATTGGTGGTATTCCGGGGTAAGGACATGAGGAACAGTACCAACATCTTCCTGGTGAATCTGAGCGTGGCCGACCTTTGCGTTCTACTCATCTGCACGCCCACCGTCCTCGTCGAGGTCAATTCCGGGCCGCAAGTATGGCCACTCGGCGAACACATGT GTAAAGCAGTGCCGTTTGTCGAGTTGACTGTGGCCCATGCATCGGTTCTTACAATCTTGGCGATCAGCTTCGAACGATATTACGCGATCTGCGAACCTTTACGAGCAGG atACGTATGCACGAAGGCCAGAGCCACGTTCCTTTGCCTGCTGGCGTGGGTGGCCGCGGCACTTTGCACGAg TCCCATAATCTGGGTCTCACAGTACCAGAAGATGCGTCTAAAGGAGAGCAAGGACGATCAGGATCAAAGGAACTTTATTCCGGTTTGTCTGACCAGCGTCGACACCACCGTAACGACcgtcttctttttatttctcgtCCTTTTCTTCTATCTGCTACCACTGCTGATTCTGATGATCCTGTACGCGTTGATCATCCGAAACTTGGTACCGGATTCCAGCAACACCAGCGACACGTACCACGCCAGGGCTAAGAGACACGTGATCACGATGCTGATGTCAGTGGTGTTAAGCTTCTTCCTGTGTCTGACGCCTTACAGGATCCTTATTTTCTATATCATCGTCGCGCCGGCTGAACAGATTGCCGCCATCGACCGCGACACCTTCTTCGCCTTCCTCAATTTCAGCAGGATTATGTTCTACCTCCATAGCGCCGTTGATCCGATACTCTATAATCTGATGAGCAGCAAATTCAGAAGAGGCTTCCTCCAGCTGTGCAGATGTAGGAAGAGCAACAGACTGAAGAGTAGTTTCACAGGGACCAGGAAAACAGACTCCACCGAGCAGGAGAACTTTGTGTGA